A window of Rhodothermales bacterium genomic DNA:
AACGTCCCTGTTTGATGGACCAATCCAACTCCCTAAACGGAACTTCCCCGTGAAATACGACGCGCCAGGACCGTGGCCAGCAAAATGGTGACCACAACGAGTTGCGCCGCGACGGTCTCCATGCTCGGATAGACACCCAGAAGGGAAAACCGGAGCGGCGCATCGAGGACCGTGACCGACACCATACCTGCCTCCTGCAGGGCGTGGATGCCCTTGCCGGCGAGCATCACACACAGGACCGCCATCACGAGCGACGAGTACCGGAAGACCTGGCGGACCGGCAAGCGCATGGAATGCCGGAGGGCCAGGGGAGCCAGCGCAAGGATGAGCGCAATGGCCGACACGGCGCCACCCACGACCGCCAGTTTGTGCCCGTCTCCCTGCTCCAGTGTCAGGGCCGACAGGAACAGGACCGATTCGAACGCCTCCCGGAATACGGCGAAGAAGGCAATGGAGGCCAATCCGACCAGGCTTCCTGTCCCCAGTTTGTGGAGGATGCGCTCTTCAATGAAGGCCCGCCATTTCTTCGATTCGGTCATGCTGTGCAGCCACAGGCCGACATACATGAGCACCCCGACCGCCAGTAGCGCAATCACTCCTTCCATGATTTCACGCTGCGCCGCACCGATCTGGAGCAGCCAGTCCGAAAGGACCCACCCGGCGACACCGACGCCGACGGCGGCCATCCACCCGGCATGCACCCACCGGGCCGCGCGGGCCTGATTCGCCGCCTGAAGCACACTCAGAATGGCCAGGATGATCAGGAACGCCTCAAGTCCCTCGCGCAGCAGGATGGAGGCCGCCACCAGGAACGAGAACCAATACGACCGCGGCCCCGAATCCAGGACGTCCCGTGTCGCTTCAATGGTCGCATGGGCCCGGGCCACGGCAGCCGCGACATCACCCGCGTCCGCGAGCTGTTCGATTCCCGACCGGACGTCCATCATCCGACTCTCCAGCTCGATGAGCAGCGTCCTGTCCCGGGCTCCGATGGCCGGCTCGACGGGTTCAATGCCTTCCAGGTACGCCGCCAGTGCATGCTGGCGCGCCGCACCCGGATTTCCGGACCGGTAGGCGGCCAGCGCCTGGTCCAATTGCTGGGCGGCCAGGTCCAATCCGGTGCCGGATTCGAGCGTGGGCGTATGGGTCCGGAGCGCGGACACCGCCGCTTCTGCAGGAATGGCCGTTGGACGGTCCGCGGTCGCCAGATGCGCCGCCAGCGCCACGTCATCCAGCATGGCTACCTGTTCGAGCGTCGCCGGGATTTCGGACACATCCCCGAGCGGATCGTTATTCCCATCATCACCCGATCCTGCAGTCCCGCTGTGCGCCAGGGATTTGACGAAGAACGCCACGTCCCAGACCTCCTGATCGGAAAGCATGGAGTACGCAACCATGGAGGTGCCGTCAACGCCGAGACGGATGGTATTGTAGGCCTGGAAAGGAGATATGGATGCGATGCGCTCGCCGCTGTTGAACACCGTGGGTGCCGGGTCCAATCCGGCTGCCTGGACCCCGTCTGCGGCACCCCCGGCGCCGTGGCACGCCGCGCAATACTGCTGGTAGAT
This region includes:
- a CDS encoding FTR1 family protein; the protein is MRLPSCCLLLLVLAASAGRPDHAAAQSPESVTRSLVHVLDYMAADYAVAVQDGDIVNEAEFAEMVSFAATARALLDDLVEADALDEAHALQTRLDRLAGQVDAKAHPDSVASLARSIRNEILRRTDVLRAPAAWPDLASGERIYQQYCAACHGAGGAADGVQAAGLDPAPTVFNSGERIASISPFQAYNTIRLGVDGTSMVAYSMLSDQEVWDVAFFVKSLAHSGTAGSGDDGNNDPLGDVSEIPATLEQVAMLDDVALAAHLATADRPTAIPAEAAVSALRTHTPTLESGTGLDLAAQQLDQALAAYRSGNPGAARQHALAAYLEGIEPVEPAIGARDRTLLIELESRMMDVRSGIEQLADAGDVAAAVARAHATIEATRDVLDSGPRSYWFSFLVAASILLREGLEAFLIILAILSVLQAANQARAARWVHAGWMAAVGVGVAGWVLSDWLLQIGAAQREIMEGVIALLAVGVLMYVGLWLHSMTESKKWRAFIEERILHKLGTGSLVGLASIAFFAVFREAFESVLFLSALTLEQGDGHKLAVVGGAVSAIALILALAPLALRHSMRLPVRQVFRYSSLVMAVLCVMLAGKGIHALQEAGMVSVTVLDAPLRFSLLGVYPSMETVAAQLVVVTILLATVLARRISRGSSV